A window of the Thermoleophilia bacterium SCSIO 60948 genome harbors these coding sequences:
- a CDS encoding CarD family transcriptional regulator, with protein MKEDKIPEQTEEIDLDDLTPEIEACDFQPGDNVVYPHHGAGVVLKKEAKELLGENREYLTIKILHNEMTVMVPCENAGVAGLRRVIDEEQIERVIGVLTDEVSEMPKNWNRRFKYNREKIKTGDIYELAEVVRNLAIREIEKGLSTGEKQMYTRAKKILASEFMYALDKDEEGAEAHIDELLNERFAETVSA; from the coding sequence ATGAAGGAGGACAAGATCCCCGAGCAAACCGAAGAAATCGATCTCGACGACCTCACGCCTGAGATCGAGGCCTGCGACTTCCAGCCCGGCGACAACGTCGTCTACCCCCACCACGGCGCTGGTGTCGTGCTCAAGAAGGAAGCCAAGGAGCTTCTCGGTGAGAACCGTGAGTACCTGACGATCAAGATCCTCCACAACGAGATGACCGTCATGGTCCCGTGCGAGAACGCGGGCGTGGCCGGGCTTCGCCGCGTCATCGACGAGGAGCAGATCGAGCGCGTGATCGGCGTCCTGACCGACGAGGTCTCCGAGATGCCGAAGAACTGGAACCGCCGGTTCAAGTACAACCGCGAGAAGATCAAGACCGGTGACATCTACGAGCTCGCGGAGGTCGTCCGCAACCTCGCGATCCGCGAGATCGAGAAGGGTCTGTCGACCGGCGAGAAGCAGATGTACACCCGGGCCAAGAAGATCCTGGCCTCGGAGTTCATGTACGCCCTCGACAAGGACGAAGAGGGCGCCGAGGCGCACATCGACGAGCTGCTCAACGAGCGCTTCGCTGAGACCGTCTCCGCCTGA
- the radA gene encoding DNA repair protein RadA, translating to MAKPRTTYVCSDCGHSQAKWSGQCSGCGEWNTLVETAPQPAPSARAARSGGGAGRAVKPTRLSEVRAAVTPRFETGITEFDRVLGGGLVPGSLVLLGGSPGIGKSTLTGMALGNLAAANRNILYVSGEESAAQVRLRAERLGDAALRVPAIAETDLASVVATLEAERPDACVIDSVQTLHNAEMSGAPGSVGQVREAANVIMEVAKRIDCAVILVGHVTKEGAVAGPRVLEHLVDCVLLFEGERERSFRTLRALKNRFGATSEVGVFEMRSGGLVEVEDPSARFVAEASTAAGSVVLASMEGTRPLLVEVQALVAPTEIVPPRRIANGIDRNRLAMILAVLARGGGPGLASADVFVNVAGGVRIDEPGADLAIALAIASAHSGRSLASADGRPLACFGEIGLTGELRGVGHADRRAAEAVKFGLGPVLGPPGRDLPRGIEPQPTLRKALRAARSKAGAQGGGEAEEALAA from the coding sequence ATGGCCAAGCCGCGCACCACCTACGTCTGCTCCGACTGCGGGCACTCGCAGGCGAAGTGGTCGGGCCAGTGCTCGGGCTGCGGTGAGTGGAACACGCTCGTCGAGACCGCGCCGCAGCCGGCGCCCAGCGCGCGGGCGGCGCGGAGCGGCGGCGGCGCCGGTCGCGCCGTCAAGCCGACCCGGCTGAGCGAGGTCCGCGCCGCGGTCACACCACGGTTCGAGACCGGGATCACGGAGTTCGACCGCGTCCTCGGCGGCGGACTCGTCCCGGGCTCGCTCGTCCTGCTCGGCGGCTCGCCGGGCATCGGCAAGTCGACGCTCACCGGCATGGCGCTCGGCAATCTCGCGGCCGCGAACCGCAACATCCTCTACGTCTCCGGCGAGGAGTCGGCGGCTCAGGTTCGGCTGCGCGCCGAGCGCCTCGGCGACGCCGCCCTGCGCGTGCCGGCGATCGCCGAGACCGACCTCGCGAGCGTCGTCGCGACGCTCGAGGCCGAGCGGCCGGACGCCTGCGTGATCGACTCCGTCCAGACGCTCCACAACGCGGAGATGAGCGGGGCTCCGGGCTCGGTCGGGCAGGTGCGCGAGGCGGCGAACGTGATCATGGAGGTCGCGAAGCGGATCGACTGCGCCGTGATCCTCGTCGGCCACGTGACCAAGGAGGGCGCGGTCGCGGGGCCGCGCGTCCTCGAGCACCTCGTCGACTGCGTCCTGCTCTTCGAGGGCGAGCGCGAGCGCAGCTTCCGCACGCTGCGCGCGCTCAAGAACCGCTTCGGCGCGACGAGCGAGGTCGGTGTCTTCGAGATGCGCTCGGGCGGCCTGGTCGAGGTCGAGGATCCGTCGGCCCGCTTCGTCGCCGAGGCGAGCACCGCGGCGGGCTCGGTCGTCCTCGCCTCGATGGAGGGGACGCGGCCGCTGCTGGTCGAGGTCCAGGCGCTCGTCGCGCCGACCGAGATCGTCCCGCCGCGCCGGATCGCGAACGGGATCGATCGCAACCGCCTCGCGATGATCCTCGCGGTCCTGGCGCGTGGTGGAGGGCCTGGCCTCGCCTCGGCCGACGTCTTCGTCAACGTCGCCGGTGGTGTCCGGATCGACGAGCCGGGCGCCGACCTCGCGATCGCGCTGGCGATCGCCTCGGCGCATTCCGGGCGCTCGCTGGCCTCCGCCGACGGCCGCCCGCTCGCATGCTTCGGCGAGATCGGACTCACCGGCGAGCTCCGCGGGGTCGGTCACGCCGATCGCCGCGCCGCCGAGGCGGTCAAGTTCGGTCTGGGGCCGGTCCTGGGCCCGCCGGGACGCGACCTGCCACGCGGGATCGAGCCTCAGCCGACGCTCAGGAAGGCGCTCAGGGCCGCCCGGTCGAAGGCCGGTGCGCAGGGTGGCGGAGAGGCCGAAGAGGCGCTCGCAGCCTGA
- the disA gene encoding DNA integrity scanning protein DisA, translating into MKPHSGDDRNELEARQDPRLMRALDTVAPGTALREGIDNIVHARTGGLLVVAEPEDVSFLFSGGIRLDVDYSPALLYQVAKMDGAIVLDPEGRRINWANVQLMPDPTILSLETGTRHRTAERVAKQTRALVIAISQRREVVSLYVDGIKYILEDIPTVLSKANQGLQTLEKYRARLDRISVLLTEHELEGRAVLYDVLSALQRAELVTRMASEVERQIIELGSEGRLIEMQLEETVIGVMTERAALVRDYGSFSSEAGFEETLSELAAVPHTELLDFGRLAEVLGYDRKTNTLDFPVTPRGFRAMSVIPRLPRLVIDKVIAHFGELPAILDSSQDELAEIDGVGEARAKEIREGLRRLQEVDAIDRYR; encoded by the coding sequence GTGAAGCCGCACTCTGGGGATGATCGGAACGAGCTAGAGGCACGTCAGGATCCCCGGCTGATGCGGGCCCTGGACACCGTCGCGCCCGGCACCGCTCTGCGGGAGGGGATCGACAACATCGTCCACGCCCGGACGGGCGGTCTGCTCGTCGTCGCCGAGCCCGAGGACGTCTCGTTCCTGTTCTCCGGCGGCATCCGCCTCGACGTCGATTACAGCCCGGCGCTGCTCTACCAGGTGGCGAAGATGGATGGCGCGATCGTCCTCGACCCGGAGGGCCGGCGGATCAACTGGGCCAACGTCCAGCTGATGCCCGACCCGACGATCCTCTCGCTCGAGACCGGCACCCGTCACCGCACCGCCGAGCGCGTCGCCAAGCAGACCCGGGCGCTCGTGATCGCGATCTCGCAGCGCCGCGAGGTCGTCTCGCTCTACGTCGACGGCATCAAGTACATCCTCGAGGACATCCCGACCGTCCTCTCGAAGGCCAATCAGGGCCTCCAGACGCTCGAGAAGTACCGCGCCCGCCTCGATCGGATCTCGGTCCTGCTGACCGAGCACGAGCTCGAGGGCCGCGCCGTCCTCTACGACGTCCTCTCCGCGCTCCAGCGCGCCGAGCTCGTGACGCGGATGGCGAGCGAGGTCGAGCGCCAGATCATCGAGCTCGGCTCGGAGGGCAGGCTGATCGAGATGCAGCTCGAGGAGACCGTGATCGGCGTCATGACCGAGCGCGCCGCGCTCGTCCGCGACTACGGCTCGTTCTCCTCCGAGGCGGGCTTCGAGGAGACGCTCTCCGAGCTCGCGGCGGTCCCGCACACCGAGCTGCTCGACTTCGGCCGGCTCGCCGAGGTCCTCGGTTACGACCGCAAGACCAACACGCTTGACTTTCCTGTGACCCCGCGCGGATTCCGCGCCATGTCGGTGATCCCGCGCCTGCCGCGGCTCGTCATCGACAAGGTGATCGCGCACTTCGGCGAGCTGCCGGCGATCCTCGACTCGTCCCAGGACGAGCTCGCGGAGATCGACGGCGTCGGCGAAGCGCGCGCCAAGGAGATCCGAGAGGGGCTTCGCAGGCTGCAGGAGGTCGACGCGATCGACCGCTACCGATGA